Proteins encoded in a region of the Carassius carassius chromosome 49, fCarCar2.1, whole genome shotgun sequence genome:
- the brf2 gene encoding transcription factor IIIB 50 kDa subunit, with the protein MPSSCPECGSSNVVEDDLYSQRQWVCVDCGSVVSEGHLTTTVSDETQGRAVPYHASTEAIKKPCRNLIAGFSRVRALCRILRLSSDMESAVVSLFERAYNHPNFIFVTLSKKEILGGCCVLSVCRQCNWPVAMGTIGYLLGVDNAALGAVYREFTKALNIEINTVGIMDLLESFCYDFKLGPQQVDEVFAEPPQRLVDRTSALIELAADAWIVTGRQPLPLLFAAVYLAWQSLNPKVRMKYTFIKFCKIGKAPEQSWHRSRDSVVKRLKELRDVLCKLGRALPWLRGGTVEPNTVVTLVDDILKNHRALLMRAVSNHEQQLQNESQTAQTTACDNERSDSDRSDSHCSKTAELMDPDQAGCENPPDEEATDGQLPPNHWSKRHLFLPPCVKNRKRQRVDAPQPEVTGDEEISDSEIESYIRSQDEIEMYLNVRKELKKKT; encoded by the exons ATGCCGAGCAGCTGTCCCGAGTGTGGCTCATCTAATGTGGTGGAGGATGATCTGTACTCTCAGAGGCAGTGGGTGTGTGTGGACTGTGGGTCAGTGGTCTCTGAGGGACATCTGACCACCACAGTGAGCGATGAGACCCAGGGCAGAG CTGTGCCCTATCATGCTTCCACAGAGGCGATAAAGAAACCCTGTAGAAATCTAATTGCTG GTTTTTCTCGGGTCCGTGCGCTGTGTCGTATCCTCCGATTATCCAGTGACATGGAGTCGGCAGTGGTGAGTCTCTTTGAGCGTGCTTACAACCACCCGAACTTCATCTTTGTGACCTTATCCAAGAAAGAGATCTTGGGAGGCTGTTGTGTACTCTCTGTCTGCCGCCAGTGCAACTGGCCTGTTGCCATGGGAACAATTGGTTACCTGTTAGGGGTGGACAATGCAGCACTGGGCGCTGTTTATCGGGAGTTTACAAAGGCTCTGAACATTGAAATCAACACTGTGGGCATCATGGACTTGCTGGAAAGCTTCTGCTATGA TTTCAAGCTGGGTCCTCAACAGGTGGATGAGGTGTTTGCTGAACCCCCCCAACGGCTGGTGGACAGGACTTCTGCTTTGATCGAACTAGCCGCTGATGCCTGGATAGTGACGGGCCGCCAGCCTCTGCCCCTCCTGTTTGCAGCAGTGTATCTGGCCTGGCAGTCGCTAAATCCTAAG GTCCGCATGAAATACACCTTTATTAAGTTCTGCAAGATCGGAAAAGCGCCGGAACAATCATGGCACAGGAGCAGAGATTCGGTGGTGAAGCGGCTGAAAGAGCTGCGGGACGTGCTGTGTAAGCTGGGCCGAGCGCTGCCGTGGCTGAGGGGTGGCACGGTGGAGCCCAACACTGTGGTCACACTGGTGGATGACATCCTGAAGAACCACAGAGCTTTACTCATGAGGGCCGTTAGTAACCACGAACAACAGCTGCAAAATGAGTCCCAAACTGCACAAACGACAGCGTGTGACAATGAGCGATCAGATTCTGACCGCTCCGATTCACATTGTTCAAAGACCGCTGAGCTCATGGATCCTGATCAGGCCGGGTGTGAGAATCCTCCTGATGAAGAAGCTACAGATGGTCAGCTGCCACCAAACCACTGGAGTAAAAGGCACTTGTTTTTACCCCCATGTGTGAAGAATCGCAAGCGGCAGAGGGTTGACGCTCCGCAGCCGGAAGTGACTGGAGATGAAGAGATATCGGACAGCGAAATTGAGTCATACATTCGCTCCCAGGATGAAATTGAAATGTATCTAAATGTTCGGAAGGAGCTAAAGAAAAAGACATGA